A single Phragmites australis chromosome 4, lpPhrAust1.1, whole genome shotgun sequence DNA region contains:
- the LOC133916849 gene encoding uncharacterized protein LOC133916849 produces the protein MRSRVALEPLAEEPGGGEEEATRRRSGLHAALHRWARLLSGGTAGDDSRPAADLRVLLSVLACPLSPVPLLPRLPRHVASSAQYIIEQFRATTGCGKLEGAVKSMYAAGRVRLTMLQDPSGGSSVGGRGHEGRFVLWQLAPSMWLVEMSVAGQHVAAGSDGRAAWRRTPWLGAHAARGGSRPLRRALQGLDPVMIASIFSTAEHAGEKQVDGEDCFVLRLNVGPSMLSNWSDGTAEVIRHGLTGFFSQRSGLLARLEDSQLTRIQAPGATAMYWETTIASTVSDYRAVDGGVAIAHAGTSTAHLARFGVGVRAARVVTRMVESWTIDDVAFNVPGLGPDAFIPPEEVRRSRSYGALAAGK, from the exons atgagatcAAGGGTGGCGCTGGAGCCGCTGGCGGAAGAGCCCggtggcggggaggaggaggcgacgcggcggcggtcAGGCCTCCACGCGGCGCTGCACCGGTGGGCGCGCCTCCTCTCCGGCGGTACCGCCGGGGACGACTCCCGCCCGGCCGCCGACCTCCGCGTCCTCCTCTCCGTGCTCGCATGCCCCCTCTCCCCAGtccccctcctcccccgccTTCCCCGCCAC GTGGCGTCGTCGGCGCAGTACATAATCGAGCAGTTCAGGGCGACGACGGGGTGCGGGAAGCTCGAGGGCGCCGTGAAGAGCATGTACGCGGCGGGGCGGGTGCGGCTGACGATGCTGCAGGATCCCAGCGGCGGGAGCAGCGTCGGCGGGCGGGGCCACGAGGGGAGATTCGTGCTGTGGCAGCTCGCGCCCAGCATGTGGCTCGTTGAGATGTCCGTGGCCGGGCAGCACGTCGCCGCGGGCAGCGACGGCCGCGCCGCCTGGCGCCGCACGCCCTGGCTCGGCGCCCACGCCGCGCGCGGCGGCTCGCGCCCCCTCCGCCGCGCACTCCAG GGCCTGGACCCAGTGATGATCGCGTCCATCTTCTCGACGGCCGAGCACGCCGGCGAGAAGCAGGTGGACGGCGAGGACTGCTTCGTGCTGCGCCTGAACGTGGGCCCCTCGATGCTGTCGAACTGGAGCGATGGCACGGCGGAGGTAATCCGGCACGGCCTGACGGGTTTCTTCAGCCAGCGCAGCGGCCTCCTGGCGCGACTGGAGGACTCTCAGCTGACCCGGATCCAGGCCCCCGGCGCGACGGCCATGTACTGGGAGACCACCATCGCGTCGACCGTGTCGGACTACCGCGCCGTGGACGGCGGCGTGGCCATCGCGCACGCGGGGACGTCCACGGCGCACCTCGCTCGGTTCGGCGTGGGCGTGCGCGCCGCGCGCGTGGTGACTCGGATGGTGGAGTCGTGGACCATCGACGACGTGGCGTTCAACGTGCCGGGGCTGGGACCGGACGCCTTCATACCGCCGGAGGAGGTCAGGAGGAGCCGCTCCTACGGCGCCCTCGCCGCCGGCAAGTGA